The genomic interval CGCCAATCTGGACGCAATGAATTCCCATAATATCCTGCAGACAATGGAAAAACTGAATCGTGACTTGAAAACCACGTTTATTTTTGCTACTCATGATGATAAAGTCATCCAGTATTTGCATCGAAAAATCAGCCTGAATGACGGCAAGGTGGTCGGTGACGAATTGATCAGCAAACAATAATCGGGAGGTGATTATGTTAGCCTTAAAATTAGCTTATCGGAATTTAATGGGCGCCCGGTTACGGACTTGGCTGAATGTATTCGTCCTATCGCTGTCTTTTATCGTGATCATCTGGTTTAAGGGCATCCTGAACGGCTGGGACTTGCAGGCGCGGCGGGACACAATCAGTTGGCAGATTGGCGGCGGTCAGTACTGGCAGGAGAATTACGATCCTTATGATCCATTCTCGATCGATGACAGTCATGCGCCACTATCCATTGCAACGCAGGAAGCAATCGCTCAGGGAAAGTTGACGCCGATGCTGATCAGCCAAGCCACCATGTATCCGGAAGGCCGGATCCAGAACATTTCCATTCGCGGCGTCGATCCAGAACAGAAAATAATTGAACTGCCAACCAGTTATCTGGTAAATAAAGACGGTGAAATTCCCGCCATTATCGGCGAGCGCACCGCTCGCAATAATAAACTATCAGTCGGCGATTATGTCACGATTCGATGGCGGGATGTTAAGGGTACCTTTGATGCCAATGAGGTCAAAATCGTTCATATATTCAGAACGGATGTACCAACAGTTGATCTGGGTATTGTTTGGATACCTCTGAAGAAGCACCAGGAAATGTTTCAATTGCCTAATGAGGCGACAATCCTGACTGCATCTCGGGAAACTGGTTTCATCGGCAGTATCCCGGGCTGGGAATTCAATGACCACTATTTCCTGCTCGCCGAAATAAGGGAACTGATTAAAGTAAAATCCATTGCCGGATCGGTATATTTCATCATTTTAATGTCACTCGCAATGTTGGCTATTTTCGACACTCAGGTACTGTCAATTTTCCGTCGCCAGAAAGAAATTGGTACCCATATCGCTCTTGGAATGACTCAACGGCAGGTGGTCGCGCTTTTTACCGTCGAGGGCGCCATGCATTCCATTCTGGCGGCAATTCTGGCGGCGATCTATGGAATTCCACTGCTGGCTTATCAGGCTAAGGTGGGCTGGACCATGCCGGCTGGCACGGATGATTTTGGATTAACGGTCGCTGAAACCATTTATCCGTATTATTCTCTCTGGCTGGTGCTTGGATCAACGCTACTGGTGCTGATCACGACCACAATTGTCAGTTACATACCCGCCCGCCGCATTTCCAAAATGAACCCGACGGATGCTATTAGGGGGAAAATCCAATGATCAAATTTATTATTAATGGTCTGTTGCGCGACCATCATCGGAGCTTGTTCCCATTTCTTATCGTTACGATTGGCGTAATTATCACTGTATTCATGCAGTCTTATATGAACGGCGTGCTCACCGACATGGTCGATTACAGCGCCCGTTTTTCCACCGGTCATGTCAAAGTGATGAGCCGGGCTTATGCTGAAAACGCTGATCAGGTGCCGAACGATCTGGCGCTGAACAACGTCAGCAAAATTATGAACCAACTCCAGTCAGAATATCCCGACATGACATGGGTCAAACGCATCCAGTTCGGCGGCTTACTGGATATTCCGGACGAAAACGGCGAGACCAAATCACAGGGCATGGTCGCCGGGATGGGCGTAGATATCTTAAGTCCCGGAAGTACCGAGATCAGCACGCTAAATATTGCCAAGTCAATCGTAACCGGCCGAATGCCAGAGCGCTCCGACGAAATCCTGATCAGCGATGATCTGGCTGAAAACCTTGGCGTAAAACAGGGCGATGCGGC from Candidatus Marinimicrobia bacterium CG08_land_8_20_14_0_20_45_22 carries:
- a CDS encoding ABC transporter permease gives rise to the protein MLALKLAYRNLMGARLRTWLNVFVLSLSFIVIIWFKGILNGWDLQARRDTISWQIGGGQYWQENYDPYDPFSIDDSHAPLSIATQEAIAQGKLTPMLISQATMYPEGRIQNISIRGVDPEQKIIELPTSYLVNKDGEIPAIIGERTARNNKLSVGDYVTIRWRDVKGTFDANEVKIVHIFRTDVPTVDLGIVWIPLKKHQEMFQLPNEATILTASRETGFIGSIPGWEFNDHYFLLAEIRELIKVKSIAGSVYFIILMSLAMLAIFDTQVLSIFRRQKEIGTHIALGMTQRQVVALFTVEGAMHSILAAILAAIYGIPLLAYQAKVGWTMPAGTDDFGLTVAETIYPYYSLWLVLGSTLLVLITTTIVSYIPARRISKMNPTDAIRGKIQ